A window of Selenomonas ruminantium subsp. lactilytica TAM6421 contains these coding sequences:
- a CDS encoding YczE/YyaS/YitT family protein, producing the protein MSMVLRYFLFVVAVIVQASGIALVVKSMLGTSPISSLPYVISLASPFTLGQMTFSINMLLVLGQYLLLRRAFDNIQFLQIPVTLIFSWFIDFFMDAWAWIVPTNYVFQLLPLLIGTTLIAFGVAVQGIANVLMLPGEGIVYAVSRHFRIEFGKVKTANDVSLVSLAAVISLIYLDGIEGIREGTLISALITGTIARHFLKHLSKVDGSGNLVFHPHWREKNKDMQDGPEQKISLENG; encoded by the coding sequence ATGTCTATGGTGTTACGTTATTTTTTGTTCGTTGTTGCAGTTATCGTACAGGCGTCTGGGATAGCACTGGTGGTTAAGAGTATGCTGGGAACTTCACCTATTTCCAGCCTGCCATATGTCATTAGTCTGGCATCGCCATTTACATTGGGGCAGATGACCTTTTCGATTAACATGCTGCTGGTACTGGGGCAGTACTTGTTGCTCCGCAGAGCTTTTGATAATATCCAGTTTCTGCAAATTCCGGTGACGTTGATATTCTCCTGGTTTATTGATTTTTTCATGGATGCATGGGCGTGGATCGTTCCTACAAATTACGTATTCCAGCTATTGCCTTTGCTTATTGGCACCACTTTGATAGCCTTTGGCGTAGCTGTCCAGGGAATTGCCAATGTACTGATGCTTCCCGGCGAAGGAATAGTATATGCTGTATCCCGGCATTTCCGCATTGAATTCGGCAAGGTGAAAACAGCCAATGATGTCAGCCTTGTGTCACTAGCCGCTGTGATTTCGTTGATATATCTTGATGGAATTGAAGGCATACGGGAAGGCACACTGATATCGGCCTTGATTACGGGAACTATAGCGAGACATTTCCTTAAACATCTGAGCAAGGTGGATGGAAGTGGTAATTTGGTATTCCATCCGCATTGGCGGGAGAAAAATAAGGATATGCAGGATGGTCCAGAGCAGAAGATAAGCCTGGAAAATGGATGA
- a CDS encoding GNAT family N-acetyltransferase: protein MQTKISLVPLQDDDREQFIRDNQDAFNYGAMEEFGLRDNHFEEDGEIISRSTIEESIDHGIAYRIMLDNQPVGGLILKIDGSHGELEILFVSPHAHSKGIGYTAWCAVEELYPQVKVWQTVTPYFEKRNIHFYVNRCGFHIVEFYNAHRQ, encoded by the coding sequence ATGCAAACAAAAATATCACTCGTTCCCCTGCAGGATGATGACAGGGAACAATTTATACGTGACAATCAGGACGCTTTCAACTACGGTGCTATGGAGGAATTCGGCCTCCGCGATAATCACTTCGAAGAGGATGGCGAGATTATCTCCCGCTCCACTATCGAAGAATCCATCGACCATGGCATTGCTTACCGTATTATGCTGGACAACCAGCCTGTCGGCGGCCTTATCCTGAAAATTGATGGATCTCATGGCGAACTGGAAATCCTGTTTGTTTCGCCTCATGCCCACAGCAAAGGAATTGGCTACACTGCATGGTGTGCGGTAGAAGAATTGTACCCACAGGTTAAGGTATGGCAAACTGTAACTCCTTACTTTGAAAAACGCAACATTCATTTTTACGTTAACCGCTGTGGCTTTCACATTGTAGAATTCTATAATGCCCATCGTCAATGA
- a CDS encoding transposase, translated as MSDSLYTIKEAYARYSLTDEAYEKIRECLPEEKTTGRPGMDVCLFLDALIFVVREGCSWRSIPATYGKSPIMNLIKYPEKGDYLCQIHYIQSRKHMQDTV; from the coding sequence ATGTCAGATTCATTATATACAATCAAGGAAGCATATGCAAGATACAGTTTAACCGATGAGGCATATGAAAAAATCCGGGAATGTTTGCCAGAAGAAAAAACAACTGGCAGGCCAGGCATGGATGTATGTCTTTTTCTGGATGCACTGATTTTTGTCGTGCGTGAAGGATGTAGCTGGCGGAGTATCCCCGCAACATATGGAAAATCCCCTATAATGAATTTGATCAAATATCCAGAAAAGGGGGATTACCTATGTCAGATTCATTATATACAATCAAGGAAGCATATGCAAGATACAGTTTAA
- a CDS encoding nitrous oxide-stimulated promoter family protein, giving the protein MSIDIEKRRQEETQTVLEIIKIYCRGHNHLRANGKDLCPNCRKIADYALDKLNKCPRMDIKTFCSVCPIHCYGKEEAAQIQEMMRYGGPRMLWHHPVMALRHIFIEWRTRHGLRDKEEMVSARAKEKSS; this is encoded by the coding sequence GTGTCCATAGATATTGAAAAACGACGGCAAGAAGAAACACAGACTGTACTGGAAATCATCAAAATATATTGCAGAGGCCATAATCACCTACGAGCCAACGGTAAAGATTTGTGTCCTAATTGCCGTAAGATAGCTGACTACGCTCTGGATAAACTAAATAAATGCCCTCGCATGGATATCAAGACCTTTTGCAGCGTCTGCCCGATTCACTGCTATGGCAAAGAAGAAGCTGCGCAGATTCAGGAAATGATGCGCTATGGCGGGCCAAGGATGTTATGGCATCATCCAGTAATGGCTCTTCGTCATATCTTTATTGAATGGCGTACCCGGCATGGATTACGTGATAAGGAAGAAATGGTTAGCGCTAGGGCAAAAGAAAAAAGCTCCTAG
- a CDS encoding IS5 family transposase produces the protein MSDSLYTIKEAYARYSLTDEAYEKIRECLPEEKTTGRPGMDVCLFLDALIFVVREGCSWRSIPATYGKWNSIYRKFRLWESQNIFQRIYLCLMGLCAPDADGLVLIEQIYYAISIDSTSNKVHQHAAGARKDAPEAEVKQHIGISRGDPNTKVHALVNDELEMVAFEITGGQVHDSKMAISLLEAANIAFVYFNADMAYGTKNIREYIQSLDADIACPNKSNAKIIYKFDKGQYKGRNVVERYFQKLKCYRRIATRYDKLACVYRAFIYIASILIKIGNKARENTLKRMCCVNIQMST, from the coding sequence ATGTCAGATTCATTATATACAATCAAGGAAGCATATGCAAGATACAGTTTAACCGATGAGGCATATGAAAAAATCCGGGAATGTTTGCCAGAAGAAAAAACAACTGGCAGGCCAGGCATGGATGTATGTCTTTTTCTGGATGCACTGATTTTTGTCGTGCGTGAAGGATGTAGCTGGCGGAGTATCCCCGCAACATATGGAAAATGGAATTCCATCTACAGGAAATTCAGGTTATGGGAATCTCAAAATATTTTCCAAAGGATTTATTTGTGCTTAATGGGATTATGTGCCCCAGATGCAGACGGTCTTGTCCTTATCGAGCAGATTTACTATGCCATTTCCATAGACAGCACCTCGAACAAAGTCCATCAACATGCCGCTGGAGCTAGGAAAGATGCACCTGAAGCAGAAGTAAAGCAGCATATAGGTATATCTCGTGGCGATCCCAATACCAAAGTCCATGCATTGGTTAATGATGAATTGGAAATGGTAGCATTTGAGATTACGGGTGGACAGGTTCATGATTCAAAAATGGCAATTTCATTGTTAGAAGCAGCGAATATAGCATTTGTATACTTCAATGCAGATATGGCATATGGAACCAAGAATATACGTGAATATATCCAATCGCTCGATGCAGATATAGCCTGTCCAAACAAGTCAAATGCCAAAATCATTTACAAATTTGATAAAGGACAATATAAAGGGCGGAATGTTGTGGAAAGATACTTCCAAAAGTTAAAATGCTATCGCCGAATCGCAACACGTTACGATAAATTGGCTTGCGTTTACCGAGCGTTTATATACATTGCATCGATTTTGATAAAAATAGGCAATAAGGCAAGAGAAAACACTCTAAAGAGGATGTGTTGTGTAAATATACAAATGTCTACGTAA
- a CDS encoding CYTH domain-containing protein, with product MEIERQFLVEKLPVLPDAYEELQQGYVSLEPEIRIRGIGGSQFVLTVKRGAGLVREEWETNISMQEYENLAARLYPGTKMIEKRRYHIELKDGYTAEMHVHGGHLAGFNYVEVEFPTVEEAEAFVPPDWFGREVTEDARFSYGILAHEDGMETVCRLMSN from the coding sequence ATGGAGATTGAGCGTCAATTCTTAGTGGAAAAGCTGCCGGTGCTGCCAGATGCCTATGAAGAACTGCAACAGGGGTATGTATCACTGGAGCCGGAAATCCGTATCCGAGGAATCGGAGGCAGTCAGTTTGTGCTGACGGTTAAGCGTGGAGCTGGTCTGGTACGGGAAGAGTGGGAGACTAATATCTCAATGCAGGAATATGAAAATTTGGCGGCACGGCTGTATCCCGGAACCAAAATGATTGAAAAGCGCCGTTACCATATTGAGCTTAAAGATGGCTATACTGCAGAAATGCATGTGCATGGTGGTCATTTAGCAGGGTTCAACTATGTGGAAGTCGAATTTCCTACAGTGGAGGAGGCCGAAGCCTTTGTGCCACCGGACTGGTTTGGCAGGGAAGTAACGGAAGACGCCAGGTTTTCCTATGGAATCCTGGCCCATGAGGATGGTATGGAGACTGTATGCCGTTTGATGTCTAATTGA
- a CDS encoding IS3 family transposase, translated as MYLQVSEQAEIAKEEGRPISVSGMLRKLGGSRSGYNAWRHRLPSDTSIRRQEVKEQIQRIYDESHQNYGAPKITSELRKAGEIISERTVGQYMRQMGLRAQWVKPWVPTTVDPDFSDSLQNILDEQFNPERPNAVWCSDITYVWTIDGFVYLTGIMDLYSRKIIAWTLSDSLEVSCVTETIQKAKLRRHLDLPLIIHSDRGSQYVAKEYKKATAQMQRSYSKKAYPWDNACIESFHALIKREWLNRFRIRDFNHAHSLIFEYIEAFYNTKRIHSHCEYLSPDDFEKLYNASVARESRLVS; from the coding sequence ATTTATCTTCAGGTCTCTGAACAGGCGGAAATTGCAAAAGAAGAAGGACGCCCTATTTCCGTCTCCGGAATGCTGCGAAAACTTGGCGGTTCACGCTCGGGCTATAACGCTTGGCGCCATCGTCTGCCATCAGACACATCAATAAGACGACAGGAAGTAAAAGAACAAATCCAGCGAATCTACGATGAGTCTCATCAGAACTATGGTGCGCCAAAAATCACATCAGAACTGCGTAAAGCCGGAGAAATCATCTCTGAAAGGACTGTAGGTCAATATATGCGCCAGATGGGGCTTCGTGCTCAATGGGTTAAGCCCTGGGTTCCAACTACCGTTGATCCAGACTTCAGTGACAGTCTGCAGAACATCTTGGATGAACAATTTAATCCGGAACGGCCTAATGCGGTTTGGTGCTCAGACATCACTTATGTATGGACAATTGACGGATTTGTATACTTGACCGGCATTATGGACTTGTACTCTCGCAAAATCATCGCATGGACGCTTTCTGACAGTTTAGAAGTAAGCTGCGTAACGGAAACAATTCAAAAAGCGAAATTACGCCGCCACCTCGATTTACCACTGATTATCCACTCAGACCGAGGCAGCCAATACGTAGCTAAAGAATATAAGAAGGCCACCGCCCAAATGCAGCGGAGCTATTCCAAGAAAGCTTATCCATGGGATAATGCCTGTATCGAGTCATTTCACGCATTGATAAAGCGTGAATGGCTGAATCGCTTTAGAATCCGGGATTTTAATCATGCTCACAGCCTAATTTTTGAGTATATTGAAGCATTTTATAATACAAAGCGGATTCACAGCCATTGTGAATATCTTTCGCCAGATGACTTTGAAAAACTTTACAATGCGAGCGTTGCTAGAGAATCACGATTGGTAAGTTGA
- a CDS encoding HD domain-containing protein: protein MSKLTLDRAKEILAKHTTEEHLFHHAAAVSAAMGAMAEAYGEDKDYWAAIGWLHDVDYEKFPDEHCHHVRELLAPEGVDEEDIKAIITHGYEITTDEAEPVNNLEKSLFAVDELTGIIQAYALMRPEKMEGMAVKSLKKKYKDKRFAAKCNREIIDKGVEKLGMELSEVMSHCIKGMTEHSDEIGL, encoded by the coding sequence ATGAGCAAACTTACATTGGATAGAGCCAAGGAGATCCTGGCAAAACATACTACGGAGGAACATCTGTTCCATCATGCTGCTGCTGTCAGTGCGGCCATGGGAGCCATGGCAGAAGCCTATGGGGAAGATAAAGATTATTGGGCTGCTATTGGCTGGCTTCATGATGTGGATTATGAAAAGTTCCCGGATGAGCATTGCCATCATGTGCGGGAATTGTTAGCGCCAGAAGGTGTGGATGAGGAAGACATTAAAGCCATTATCACTCATGGATATGAAATCACGACAGATGAGGCAGAGCCGGTAAACAATCTGGAAAAAAGTCTCTTTGCAGTGGATGAACTTACGGGTATCATACAGGCATATGCACTCATGCGCCCAGAAAAGATGGAAGGCATGGCTGTTAAATCTCTGAAAAAGAAATATAAAGACAAGCGGTTCGCTGCCAAGTGTAACCGGGAAATCATTGATAAGGGCGTCGAAAAACTGGGGATGGAGCTCAGTGAGGTTATGAGCCACTGCATTAAGGGCATGACTGAACATAGCGATGAGATAGGTCTGTAA
- a CDS encoding restriction endonuclease: MLKELSRQLKGYDLEDFVADLLRAMGYRTIVSPHGGDSGIDITAYKDELPPRILVQVKSRDEIEN; this comes from the coding sequence ATCTTAAAAGAGCTCAGCCGCCAGCTTAAAGGCTATGATTTGGAAGATTTTGTGGCAGATCTCCTAAGAGCTATGGGATACCGTACAATCGTCTCTCCACATGGCGGCGATAGTGGCATTGATATAACGGCATATAAAGATGAGCTGCCACCTCGGATATTGGTTCAGGTAAAGAGCCGGGATGAAATTGAAAACTAA
- a CDS encoding IS256 family transposase, producing MRMTTSDIESHVRDIYGIDVSDTTISRITDKILPIAREWQQRPLESLYAVVFMDAIHYHVRSEGQIVKKAVYIAIGIDMDGHKDVLGMWVGENESAKFWANILNSLRNRGVEDILIACTDNLTGFAAAIEAVFPQTDIQNCIIHQLRNSSKYVSYKDLKALMADLKAVYAAVDEPSALAALERFSERWDKKYPKISQSWQDNWANLSTYFKFPTELRKLIYTTNTIEGFNRQLRKVTKAKSVFPTDDSLLKMLYLAMMDITRKWTGRRQDWSLIHAQLAIYFDGRIPE from the coding sequence ATGCGCATGACTACCAGTGACATTGAATCACATGTCCGTGACATATATGGCATCGATGTGTCGGATACCACCATCAGCCGCATCACAGACAAAATACTGCCCATTGCCAGAGAGTGGCAGCAGCGTCCACTGGAAAGCCTTTATGCTGTAGTATTTATGGATGCCATCCATTACCATGTCCGCAGTGAGGGTCAGATCGTCAAGAAAGCCGTATATATCGCCATTGGCATTGACATGGACGGACATAAGGATGTACTGGGGATGTGGGTAGGCGAGAACGAAAGTGCCAAATTCTGGGCCAATATCCTGAACAGTCTTAGAAACCGCGGCGTAGAAGACATCCTCATTGCCTGCACGGACAACCTGACAGGCTTCGCAGCAGCCATTGAGGCGGTTTTCCCTCAGACAGATATACAGAACTGCATTATCCACCAATTGCGTAATTCCAGCAAATATGTCAGCTACAAAGACCTCAAGGCTCTTATGGCTGATTTGAAGGCGGTTTACGCTGCGGTAGACGAGCCCTCTGCCCTGGCTGCATTGGAGCGATTTTCAGAGCGTTGGGATAAGAAATATCCCAAGATTTCCCAATCCTGGCAGGATAACTGGGCCAATTTGAGCACCTACTTCAAATTCCCCACGGAGCTGAGAAAGTTGATTTACACCACCAATACCATTGAAGGCTTTAACCGCCAATTACGGAAAGTGACAAAAGCCAAGTCCGTATTCCCCACGGATGACAGCCTGCTGAAGATGCTCTATTTGGCCATGATGGATATTACCAGAAAATGGACAGGACGCCGCCAGGACTGGAGCCTTATTCATGCCCAGCTTGCCATTTATTTTGATGGGAGGATTCCGGAATAA
- a CDS encoding transposase has translation MAKQHDKQFKLDAIQYYEDHKELGLRGCANNLGIGYSTLTKWRKELRDSGNYESDEQKEIARLRRELRDTKDALDVLKKAISILGK, from the coding sequence ATGGCTAAACAACATGACAAACAGTTTAAACTTGACGCAATTCAATATTATGAAGATCATAAGGAGCTTGGCTTGCGTGGCTGCGCCAATAACCTTGGCATCGGTTACAGCACTTTGACCAAGTGGCGGAAAGAACTTCGTGACTCCGGCAACTACGAATCAGATGAGCAGAAAGAAATTGCCAGATTACGCCGTGAATTGCGGGATACGAAAGACGCACTTGACGTGTTAAAAAAAGCTATCAGCATTCTGGGAAAATAA
- a CDS encoding DUF1653 domain-containing protein, translating into MKETKEVQEQRELLSSKYRREIPMAEEIWHHFKDNEYKIIACPVIHTETREIYCVYQALYGSYGVYCRPMDMFMSEVDHEKYPKAGQKYRFENKEIGKMHKEG; encoded by the coding sequence TTGAAAGAAACAAAAGAAGTGCAGGAGCAGCGAGAATTGCTGAGTTCAAAATATCGCAGGGAAATACCGATGGCAGAGGAGATCTGGCATCATTTCAAGGATAACGAGTACAAAATCATAGCCTGTCCGGTTATTCATACGGAGACACGGGAAATCTACTGCGTTTATCAGGCATTGTACGGTTCCTATGGTGTTTACTGCCGACCGATGGATATGTTCATGAGCGAAGTGGATCATGAGAAATACCCAAAGGCTGGGCAGAAATATCGGTTTGAAAACAAAGAAATTGGAAAAATGCATAAGGAAGGATAA
- a CDS encoding IS3 family transposase codes for METKLNILHRCFELGENVQLVSEETGYSRTAIYTWRRRYIKGGRLSLMNSKDIPRACLEEGSPKTSQEELDDMKQKMHDMQLEMDILKETIAVLKKDPGINLDPLKNREKVVIIDALQQKYSLPVLLLKLGLSRSSYYYQKKVQNRIDKYADLREKIRELFFKSRQCYGYRRIYGLLRREGIILSEKVIRRIMFEEGLQVPVKSHKKYSSYQGEITPSVENLLNRDFHADAPNKKWLTDITELSISAGKVYLSALVDCFDGMIVAWRLGTSPNANLVNSMLADGIRQLGPGEHPIVHTDRGCHYRWPGWIKCMEKALLTRSMSKKGCSPDNAACEGFWGRLKNEMFYPGCWTEISIEEFMDEVDGYIQWYNQERIKESLGYLSPMEYRQKLGLIA; via the coding sequence GTGGAGACAAAATTAAATATTCTTCATCGTTGCTTTGAACTTGGAGAGAATGTACAATTAGTATCAGAAGAAACAGGTTATTCAAGAACCGCTATATACACATGGCGAAGACGATACATCAAGGGAGGACGATTGTCACTAATGAATTCGAAAGATATTCCCAGAGCGTGCTTAGAAGAAGGTTCCCCCAAGACATCACAGGAAGAATTGGATGATATGAAGCAAAAAATGCATGATATGCAACTGGAAATGGATATCTTAAAAGAAACGATTGCTGTATTAAAAAAAGACCCAGGCATCAATCTAGACCCGCTAAAGAATCGGGAAAAGGTAGTGATAATTGATGCCTTACAACAAAAATATTCACTACCAGTGCTCTTGTTAAAGCTTGGCCTATCTAGAAGTAGTTATTATTACCAAAAGAAGGTACAGAACCGTATTGACAAATATGCCGACTTAAGAGAGAAAATTCGAGAACTATTCTTTAAGAGCCGACAATGCTATGGATACCGTCGTATTTATGGACTTCTTCGCCGCGAGGGAATTATTCTTTCCGAAAAGGTAATTCGGCGAATCATGTTCGAAGAAGGATTGCAAGTACCTGTTAAATCACATAAAAAGTACTCATCATATCAAGGTGAAATAACCCCTTCCGTTGAAAATTTACTAAATCGGGATTTTCATGCAGATGCACCGAATAAAAAATGGCTCACTGATATAACAGAATTATCCATATCCGCCGGCAAGGTTTATTTATCTGCTTTGGTAGATTGTTTTGATGGAATGATTGTTGCCTGGAGGTTGGGGACAAGTCCCAATGCCAATCTAGTGAACAGTATGTTGGCAGACGGTATTCGTCAGCTTGGCCCTGGAGAGCATCCTATCGTCCATACAGATCGAGGATGCCATTATCGCTGGCCTGGTTGGATTAAATGTATGGAAAAAGCACTTCTGACAAGGTCAATGTCAAAGAAGGGTTGTTCTCCTGATAATGCTGCATGTGAAGGCTTTTGGGGCAGATTGAAAAATGAAATGTTTTATCCTGGTTGTTGGACTGAAATCAGCATTGAAGAGTTCATGGATGAGGTTGACGGCTACATTCAATGGTATAATCAAGAAAGGATAAAAGAATCTCTTGGATATTTGAGTCCAATGGAATATCGACAGAAATTAGGACTTATCGCATAA